A genomic window from Bacillus rossius redtenbacheri isolate Brsri chromosome 7, Brsri_v3, whole genome shotgun sequence includes:
- the LOC134534071 gene encoding protein wntless, whose product MTGAVLENLSGKKLAILIGILLLCQVICFLIGGLIAPTPTSAESMLATKCFDSGNNTNKWFYSRGRGNCREIDLNKNNISDDYTLANQLVFVFQLPVPREMTILDYSRWQQNLMGVLQFDIEYQTDMEMANRVTITLDSRLGYRNKGDPDDAWKMYAASVERRILDCTIDDKRDKYLYKCSIIPLFELGSLHHDFYLLNVRLPVDDEKRLNEGLGHVADLWLVAINQNGGFTKVWVSLKAFFFPFILIVLIWFWNRVHQLSRRPALLEYMLLYLGCALTVLNMPLEFLTLAFDMPFMLLLDDIRQGLFYAALLSFWLVFAGEHLMIQDSSHETLRVYWKHLSAVAIGCLSLFVFDMCERGIQLRNPFYSIWVSDVGTNLALTFIILAGISAGVYFVFLCYMIWKVFRNISTKRTALPSMSTARRLHYEGIIYRFKFLMLATLLCAALTVIGFILGQASEGRWKWGDDMELEFTSAFFTGVYGMWNIYIFAMIVLYAPSHKQWPVEADSRGIVSEEIEFSRLATDPSEISSLTTFARKSALD is encoded by the coding sequence ATGACTGGGGCTGTCCTAGAAAATCTGAGTGGTAAGAAATTGGCAATTCTAATTGGAATTCTCCTATTATGTCAAGTGATTTGTTTTCTAATAGGCGGCTTGATTGCTCCGACTCCAACTAGTGCCGAAAGCATGCTGGCAACCAAATGCTTTGACAGTggaaacaatacaaataaatggTTCTATTCGCGAGGAAGAGGAAATTGCCGAGAAATAGATCTGAACAAGAATAATATTTCTGATGATTACACACTCGCGAACCAGTTAGTGTTTGTTTTCCAGCTGCCTGTGCCGCGAGAAATGACAATTCTGGATTATTCCCGATGGCAACAAAATCTGATGGGAGTCTTGCAGTTTGACATAGAATATCAAACTGACATGGAAATGGCTAATCGTGTTACAATAACTTTAGATTCAAGATTGGGGTACAGGAACAAAGGCGATCCTGATGATGCATGGAAAATGTATGCCGCTTCTGTCGAAAGGAGGATTCTTGACTGCACAATAGATGACAAAAGAGATAAATATCTTTATAAGTGTTCAATTATACCGCTGTTTGAACTAGGCTCGTTACATCATGATTTTTACCTTTTGAATGTTCGATTACCAGTCGATGATGAGAAGAGACTCAATGAAGGGCTAGGTCATGTTGCAGACCTGTGGCTTGTGGCAATCAATCAGAATGGGGGTTTCACCAAGGTGTGGGTGTCTTTGAAGGCTTTCTTCTTCCCATTCATTTTGATTGTGTTGATTTGGTTTTGGAACCGCGTTCACCAGCTATCCCGCAGACCAGCTCTGCTAGAGTACATGTTGCTTTACCTCGGTTGTGCCCTCACCGTTCTCAACATGCCACTCGAGTTCCTGACGCTGGCATTCGACATGCCCTTCATGCTTCTGCTGGACGACATCAGGCAGGGGTTGTTTTACGCTGCCTTGTTGTCGTTCTGGCTGGTGTTTGCAGGAGAGCACCTCATGATCCAAGACAGCAGCCACGAAACACTCCGCGTGTACTGGAAACACCTCAGTGCGGTGGCCATCGGCTGCCTGTCCCTGTTTGTGTTCGACATGTGCGAGAGGGGCATCCAGCTGAGGAATCCATTCTACTCCATTTGGGTGTCAGATGTAGGGACGAATCTTGCCCTCACATTTATCATTCTGGCGGGCATTTCTGCAGGGGTATATTTTGTGTTTCTGTGTTATATGATTTGGAAGGTGTTTCGCAACATCAGCACCAAACGCACGGCTCTGCCGAGCATGTCTACGGCCCGCCGCCTCCACTACGAGGGCATCATTTACAGATTCAAGTTCTTGATGCTCGCTACTTTGCTGTGTGCCGCTCTCACCGTCATCGGCTTCATTCTGGGGCAGGCTTCGGAGGGGCGCTGGAAGTGGGGCGACGACATGGAGCTGGAGTTCACCTCTGCCTTCTTCACCGGCGTCTACGGCATGTGGAACATCTACATCTTCGCGATGATCGTGTTGTATGCCCCTTCACACAAACAGTGGCCCGTGGAAGCAGACAGCCGAGGCATCGTCAGCGAGGAGATAGAGTTCAGTCGCCTCGCTACTGATCCCAGCGAGATTTCATCCCTCACGACGTTTGCTCGCAAGTCAGCGCTAGACTAA